From a region of the Coffea arabica cultivar ET-39 chromosome 3e, Coffea Arabica ET-39 HiFi, whole genome shotgun sequence genome:
- the LOC113736428 gene encoding uncharacterized protein isoform X2 — MGSKAILLLCLLAAVLMIASEVTARDLAENREKSNEGLEESKYGGGGGCYGGHCGGGGGCHGYGCGGGGGGGCHGYGCGGGGGGHHCYHGCCGHGYGGCRCCTYAGEPKDAGYTEPETKPQN, encoded by the exons atgggtTCCAAGGCAATTCTCCTCCTATGCCTTTTGGCAGCAGTTCTAATGATTGCCTCAGAGGTGACAGCCAGGGATTTGGCCGAAAATa GAGAGAAGAGTAATGAAGGCCTGGAAGAATCCAAGTATGGTGGTGGCGGCGGTTGTTATGGAGGCCATTGTGGTGGTGGCGGCGGTTGTCATGGATACggttgtggtggtggtggcggcGGCGGTTGTCATGGATACggttgtggtggtggtggcggcGGCCACCATTGTTACCATGGTTGCTGTGGCCACGGCTATGGAGGCTGCAGATGCTGCACATATGCTGGTGAGCCAAAGGACGCTGGTTACACTGAGCCAGAAACCAAACCGCAAAACTAA
- the LOC113736428 gene encoding uncharacterized protein isoform X1, with product MGSKAILLLCLLAAVLMIASEVTARDLAENTNAGEKSNEGLEESKYGGGGGCYGGHCGGGGGCHGYGCGGGGGGGCHGYGCGGGGGGHHCYHGCCGHGYGGCRCCTYAGEPKDAGYTEPETKPQN from the exons atgggtTCCAAGGCAATTCTCCTCCTATGCCTTTTGGCAGCAGTTCTAATGATTGCCTCAGAGGTGACAGCCAGGGATTTGGCCGAAAATa CCAATGCAGGAGAGAAGAGTAATGAAGGCCTGGAAGAATCCAAGTATGGTGGTGGCGGCGGTTGTTATGGAGGCCATTGTGGTGGTGGCGGCGGTTGTCATGGATACggttgtggtggtggtggcggcGGCGGTTGTCATGGATACggttgtggtggtggtggcggcGGCCACCATTGTTACCATGGTTGCTGTGGCCACGGCTATGGAGGCTGCAGATGCTGCACATATGCTGGTGAGCCAAAGGACGCTGGTTACACTGAGCCAGAAACCAAACCGCAAAACTAA